In Acidimicrobiia bacterium, the DNA window GGGTGAAGAGCACGTACGGCAGCGCGATCTGGAAGACCGAGAACGTCAGTCCGTTTCGCCATGTGGCACGGTCGAGAGGAACCGGGCGTCGCATCGCCACCAGGATCGCCAGGACGACGAGCGCACCGCCGAGCGCCCGCACCGTCACGAGCGTGTACGGGGGAACTCCGGCGTTGAGGGCCGCCCGGGTGGCGACGCCTGACGTCCCGAATCCGACGGCGGCCGCGGCGATCGCCGCCCAGACACGGGAGCTCATCGGGCGATGCTACGCCGTTAGCCTCAGGTCGATGACGCACCATCTGGCGCAGCTCAACATCGCCAGGATGCGCTTCCCGCTCGACGATCTCGGGATGAAGGGTTTCGTCGATCAACTCGAGCCGGTGAACGCCCTGGCCGACGCGGCCTCCGGCTTCGTCTGGCGTCTCCAGACGGAAGACGGGGACGCAACTTCGATCCGAGCCTTCGACGACGACATGCTGCTCATCAACATGTCGCTGTGGGAATCCATCGAAGCACTGCGGGAGTTCGTCTATCGCTCGAACCACCTCGGCGTGCTGAGAGACCGGGCTTCGTGGTTCGACCGCATGGACGAGCCTCACATGGTGCTGTGGTGGGAGCCCGCCGGGAGGGTCCCGACCATCCACGAGGCGAAGGATCGCTTGCAGCACCTGCGGAGCAGCGGGCCGTCGCAGTGCGCCTTCACGTTCAAGGAGACCTTCCCGGCGGCCTGAGGCCGCCGGGCCTTTCCCGGCGGCGTGAGGCCGCCGTGGGTCACCTAGCGGCGCCGTCGACCCCGCCACCCTTGGTACACGTAGCGCCACAGGGGTTGCGGACGAACCTCGCCCGTCTTCTCGGCATCTGCCGGAGAGGACTGCGGCACGGCGTCGGCGCCGACGGTTGTCGCTCTCGCCTCGGTGAGCTCCCCGCGCAACTCGACGAGGCGCTCGCGAAGGAAGCGCGCCTCCGTCTCGGCCTTGGCGGCTCGCTCCCTCGCTTCGGCGAGCTGCTGGCCCGCCTCGTGGAGGTTCCCGAGCTGCATGAGCATCTTGTCCCACGCCGCGATCGGCACGATCATC includes these proteins:
- a CDS encoding DUF3291 domain-containing protein, with the protein product MTHHLAQLNIARMRFPLDDLGMKGFVDQLEPVNALADAASGFVWRLQTEDGDATSIRAFDDDMLLINMSLWESIEALREFVYRSNHLGVLRDRASWFDRMDEPHMVLWWEPAGRVPTIHEAKDRLQHLRSSGPSQCAFTFKETFPAA